The genomic region AACTCTTAAATATAATGGAAACGTTAGTTTAACTCCCCGGTTTTACTGTATAAAAGAAGAGTTTCAAGTATCACATTACTCCAATCTTTCCATACAGAGACCAAATTTCCAACGAAATTATTTTCACGTTCATATAGTAAGGTCAATGTTAACCTTTTATTTATACAAACCGTGATTTTATTTGCTCTATTTCTTCTCTTTGAAACTCTGCATTTTTACTCTGTCTCTATGTTTTAAGTCGTAATACACGACTTTAGGTATTATTAACGTGATCACTATTAACGCTGAACAGAGAAAATAATAGATTGAATAAAGTTTAGGGGAAATGAATAGATGAAACTCTTCTTTTATACAGTAAAACCGGGGAGTTAATTATCGTGTAATACTATTCCAGGCCAAAACCTGGTACTACTATAAGTAATATTTGAAACAACATTTAACTAATGAAACGAATGAAACAGTGTGATTCGAGAGACATTAAAGGGCGGAAAAGGCGAGGTCATAAAAAATCCTAAGGTTTTCATAGACCCTATTTCGGTCTTTACCGAAATACCTTATAGAGAAGATATAATAAAAGAGACAGCAATATCTATTAGATATTTCGTTAAAAACGACGTAAGATTTTCCAATTTATTCTTGGGGCTTACTGGTACAGGTAAAACTTTTGTTGTGAGATACATACTAAACGAGATAGAAGAAGTAAAAAAAGAGGATGAGGATTACAAGAACGTAATACAAGCGTATGTAAATTGTAGGGAAGTTGGAGGTACTCCTCAGGCAGTATTGTCTGTACTAGCCGAGAAATTAACAAATGATATTGTTCCGAAGCATGGAATAAATTTAGGAGAATATATAGAAAAAATAAAAAATGCAGTAGAAGGTAAGAAAGCTATAGTATATTTGGACGAAGTAGATACTTTAGTTAAAAGAAGGGATGGAGATATAGTTCTATATCAGCTCCTTAGGGCAGATGCCGAAATATCAGTAATTATGATTAGTAATGATATTAATGTAAGGGATTATATGGAGCCTCGTGTATTATCGTCCCTTGGACCATCAGTGATTTTTAAGCCTTATGATGCGGAACAATTGAAAGAAATATTAAGTAAGTACGCCGAGTACGGTCTGTTCAGAGGAACTTATAATGACGAAATTTTGGCATATATAGCAGCAATTTCGGCCAAAGAGCATGGAGATGCAAGAAAAGCCGTTAACCTATTATTTAGAGCAGCTCAATTAGCTTCTGGAGAAGGTATAATAAGAAAAGAACACGTAGATAGAGCAATTGTTGAGTACGAGCAAGAGAGATTAGTTGAAGCTATTAAATCTCTTCCATTTCATTATAAATTAGCCTTAAGAGCCTCATTAGATTCGGAAGACGTAGTAACTGCGCATAAAATTTATGTGGATCTGTGCAATAAATTGAAACAAAGGCCTTTATCGTATAGGCGTTTCTCAGACATAATATCTGAGCTTGATATGTTTGGAATAATAAAGATAAAGATACTAAATAAAGGAAGAGCAGGAGGTATAAGAAAGTATATAGAAGTTCCAGACAGGGAAAAGATTATGAAGGCGTTAGACGAAAATTTAGCTGAGGAAATAGGGTATGAATACTAAAGGAAACTTTGCAGATATACGGTGATTGAAAATGCTATGGGAAAAGGTTAAAGAACTTGAAGAAAAATTTTTGCAGATACAAAAAGAAAGAGAGAAATTAGAAGAAGAATTGAAGAGACTTCCAACTGGACATATAGATAAGAAAAAAATTGGCAATCACGTTTACTATTATTTAAGGTATTGGGAGGAAGGAAAACTAAAGAGCAAATATTTAGGTAAAGATGCTGAAGAACTACAGCAGAAAATAGAGTATTCCATGGATATTAGAAAGAAAGTGTCTCTATTAAGAGAGGAAGAGAAAAGACTTCAGAAGATTTTAGATAGGATAAAGAACAGCTTAGAATTTACCTAACATGTGTGCTTAGGTCGTCTATTTTTTCAGCTAGCTTAAAGTCTAAATCAGTTATACCGCCAGCATCATGAGTTGTTAGTTCAATGATAACTCTATTGTAATATATGTGGACGTCTGGATGATGGTCCAAACTATCAGCTACTGGTTGTATTAATTTAAGAAAATCTATTAAATCATCAAATGTATTAAATTTAAATTCCTTAACTAGCTTGTTATCTTTATATTCCCAATTATTTAGGTTTTTTAACTTATTCCTTATTTCATCTTCAGAAAGCTTATTCATAAAAAGAGTTCATTAACATCATTTAAAAATATACGTTCAGCCTGGTTCATTAATTTCATCGATCATTTCAGGGCTCACTCATCATAAACCTGTACTTATTTTATCCCATTTTCTCTTTAAACCTTCAATTATTGAATTCTTATAAAAATCTGTAGGTTCTCCT from Acidianus ambivalens harbors:
- a CDS encoding 4a-hydroxytetrahydrobiopterin dehydratase; the protein is MNKLSEDEIRNKLKNLNNWEYKDNKLVKEFKFNTFDDLIDFLKLIQPVADSLDHHPDVHIYYNRVIIELTTHDAGGITDLDFKLAEKIDDLSTHVR
- a CDS encoding Cdc6/Cdc18 family protein — encoded protein: MIRETLKGGKGEVIKNPKVFIDPISVFTEIPYREDIIKETAISIRYFVKNDVRFSNLFLGLTGTGKTFVVRYILNEIEEVKKEDEDYKNVIQAYVNCREVGGTPQAVLSVLAEKLTNDIVPKHGINLGEYIEKIKNAVEGKKAIVYLDEVDTLVKRRDGDIVLYQLLRADAEISVIMISNDINVRDYMEPRVLSSLGPSVIFKPYDAEQLKEILSKYAEYGLFRGTYNDEILAYIAAISAKEHGDARKAVNLLFRAAQLASGEGIIRKEHVDRAIVEYEQERLVEAIKSLPFHYKLALRASLDSEDVVTAHKIYVDLCNKLKQRPLSYRRFSDIISELDMFGIIKIKILNKGRAGGIRKYIEVPDREKIMKALDENLAEEIGYEY